AACTACCAAAACTGGTATTCCGGTTGAATTTGTGTTCATGCCAGCTAGTGCCACAGATATACGGGGATTAAGTGCTTTACCGCTGAATTTACTACCTGGGAGTCAAGTTTACGCTGACTCTGCCTATCTTGATTACACTGTTGAAGATGACTTAGTTCAAACTAGTCACATAGAGATACAAGTCATGCGAAAGAAGAACTCTAAACGCCAAGATGCACCGTGGAATCAATACATTAAACAGTCTATTCGTCATTACATTGAAACCGTCCAGAGCGGAATCACAAGAGCTTTTCCCAAATCGATTCATGCGGTAACATATCAAGGGTTTTTACTTAAACTCCAAGCTTTTATTTTTGCCTACACTCTGCAACAAGCTTTTATTGAATAAGTTGCATTTGTAACTTTCTCTTGAACTTGGTTGAATATTTCTTATTGCATTTCATGGTGGTTGTGGTTAGTACAACCCCTCATTTACTATGCCTATGCTTTCCTTATCCTCATCTATATTCTATTACCCGCAACTTGGGTTATTATGAAAACGGTTGATAGCAATTCGCTGTAACCTTCTTCTGTTAGACTGGGATTTAAAACAGCTACCAGAAATATTGTATCTAGCCCTTAACCTGCCATATCCCAAATTTTTGAATCACAAAAGCGGAGAATGGCCTCACCTTACTACCAGGAATCCAGCAAGGATCACAAAATTTTTCCAGATGCTGTCCGGCATAGCGGTTCGTTGAATTATGCGATCGCCACTCCCTTCCCACCAACGGTTCGATTTCACCGTGAACAGACACGTTTTGGGCAACAGTATGAGCTAAAAGATGCCCAGATTCTGATACCTGAATCACAATAGAACCGTCCTGTTCTCTCCAATGACTGTTCGGATTGAAAAATTGAGTATCCGTTATTTCTTCCGACTCAATATATCCCAAATCTCCCCAACCATAGCCCCGCTCACCCCCCATCTGTAGCTTTTGACAAGCTTCTTTCCAATTCAGGCTACAACCCTCTTTTTCAAACACATAACCCACCAAATAAACCTGCTCACCTGTATCTAAAGTGCGTGGTGAGAGAAACTCGACTTCATGCAATAATCCTTCATCTGCCGCATGTTGCGGATACACTAGAGCCGTGCTGGCATAGCTACTGAGAAATCGCCGACGAAACCGACTTTCATTGTCCCAGGGGTATTCAATTTGATAGGTTGCATTATGACAGGTCGCCGGATAGAAATAGGAGTAGGCTAATTCCTCATGCACTTTATTTCCCATTTCCTCATACTGTCTCGAATCGGTTGCAGGCTGATGCTGTTCGCGGGTTAATCGCATGGTCAGTGCGCCCCAAAACACCCGCCCCGTCACATAGGGACGAGTCCGCTGCACATTGCCCACTTTACCGCAGCCGATGTGCATCGGAGATTTTAGCTTAAACACCACTCGGTAGGCTGTCCACTTCACGAACTTGCCTCCTGCTCATCCTTTTTTTCCTCTTCTTGACGAGCCTTTGCAGCATAACGAGCGTAAATCAACATCTGCTCTAGTGTTTCTTTGACCAGCAATAGCCTCTCCAAATCGACTGTAACCTTCTCGATGATGTACGAGAGAATATCTTCAGGTTTATTGCTAGTTGGTTTATCCCAACCAAAACCCAATCCTTCTAGCAGATTGAGCATTTCTTTAACGACTTCCTTGCCGTTTTCCTTCTCTTTTGCCAGCAGGTAGAGAAAGCAAGCATAGACACCATTTTCTTGCAGAACGCCCAGTGCTTTAGTTACGGTATTTTCTACATCGTTAGCTTTCTTACTTTTAGTATTTGCAATAATCGCTTGTGCATGTTGTGCGGCGAGTCGATCAAGATGAGTGACTTTACTGCTCATTACTCTGCTCCTTGCCAAATTCTTTTTCTAATGGGTTTCCTACCATCGCCATGCGCCCAAAGCCGCGTGTACCCATGCCTCCCACTCCCAGCCACTCAATCAGCTTAAAACCTGCTCTTACTACATCTAATGGAGATGTCCACGGTTCTCCTGGGAGTTGATTTTTTGTTTTATCTTCTTTTTTCTTGCCAGTCTCTTTGATTTCACCCAATGCCCATCCTTCTTCACCACTACGGTAATCATCGAGGACAACATCTGCGGTGAGGAATGTGGCACGGGGAATGGCTTCGTAGGTAAACAGCGCCCCTTCTTCAGCTGCACCAGTATCAGGGTTAATTGCCACTGATGTCCGCACTTCTAAGTTGCTGTTCACTATTTGGCTGAAGAGCGTATCCTTGACCAAAACAATCTTTTTGTTGATCTCCTGCCAACGTTTATCCTCACTCCACTTTAGAGGGGCTGTTATTGTTGCTGGTTCTCCAGAGACTTGAAGCATTAACCAGCCCAAATTTAGAGGATCGGTTCGATTCCAAGTCAACACGGCTGTATCGGTATTCCAAGTAGGTGACACATTGTTCACGGTAAAGCCTGCATCTTGCAACCGTTCCACTGTACTCACCCACACAGGCCCTGCTATCGAATGCACAGG
Above is a genomic segment from Cylindrospermum stagnale PCC 7417 containing:
- the cmr4 gene encoding type III-B CRISPR module RAMP protein Cmr4 produces the protein MAPYKRQRYLFMTLDPVHIGTGGYRLGRVDNSIVREPGTKIPKIPGTSLHGAARSYAAQLYETPEAAGQSHDQVPGNIADNPVCYTFGYIKKSKDNEQGKAYSGVVNIFDAHIVLFPVHSIAGPVWVSTVERLQDAGFTVNNVSPTWNTDTAVLTWNRTDPLNLGWLMLQVSGEPATITAPLKWSEDKRWQEINKKIVLVKDTLFSQIVNSNLEVRTSVAINPDTGAAEEGALFTYEAIPRATFLTADVVLDDYRSGEEGWALGEIKETGKKKEDKTKNQLPGEPWTSPLDVVRAGFKLIEWLGVGGMGTRGFGRMAMVGNPLEKEFGKEQSNEQ